Genomic segment of Gemmatimonadota bacterium:
GGTCGCCGCCGCCGATGGCGGCCGGGTGGCCGAACCGCAGCGCTTCCGCATCATCAGCGCGCCCGAGTATACCGCCCTCGCCCGCAGCCTGGGCGGCATCAGCGCCATGGGGCTCGACCCGGCTGGCGACGGCCTGTTCATGGCCGCGCTAGCCTATCGCGATGCCGGACTTTTCTACGAAGCGGACCGCGCCCTGAACCGGCTGGAAGCGGCCGGCGCCGGCACCGGCCGAGCCTTCCACCTGCTGCGGGGCGAGGTCTATGACGCGCTCGGCCTGCTCCAGGCGGCTGCCGAAGCCTTCCGGCGGGCCGAGGCGCCGGAGACGGCCACCTGAGCGCCGATACACCCAGCGGCAGCCAGATCAACGTCGGGGAAGTATGATCGCAACCGGCAACCCCAGCATCGTCGACGCCGTCCTCTACCACGGGGCCGGCACGCAGCTCCAGGCCATGGAAGCGGCCATTGAAGGTGCACACATCCCGCGCCGCGCCACCATCTCCGCCCTCGCCGAAATCGATGAGCCGCCCGAGGTCCCGGCCGTGCTGCTGCTGGATCAGACCCTCGCCAGAGCAGCGCCGGACCTGGCCGCGGCGCTCGCCGGCCTGCCCGCAGCCGTGGTCGTGGTCGCACTCGATGGCGACGTCGAGGCCCTGGCGGCAGAGAGTGACCGCGTGCTCCTGACCCTGCCCGCCGGCCAGCACACGGCCGAGGCCGCGCGTACCCTGCGCGTCGCGTTCCGCCACGCCGCCGAGCGCCTGGCCACCGACCGCGCCGACCGCGAGCTCGCTCGCGCCCGCAGCGAGCTGCGCGAGCTGAATCGCATTGGCATGGCGCTCATGACCGAGCGCGACCCCGAGCGCCTGCTGGTGCACATCCTCGAGCAGGCACGGCGCCTCACCCAGAGTGATGCCGGAAGCCTTTACCTGGTCGAGCTGGACGAGGACGGCAAGCCGCGCCTCCGCTTCAAGCTGGCCCAGAACGATTCGCTGCCCGGTCTGCCGCTCGTCGAGTTCACCCTGCCCCTCGACCGCACCAGCCTCGCCGGCTACGCCGCAGTCACCGGGGAAGCGCTGGTCCTCGAGGACGCCTACCGCATCTCGACCGACGCGCCCTATTCCTTCAACCGCAGCTTCGACGAGCGATTCGGCTACCGCACGCAGTCCATGCTCGTGGTGCCCATGAAGGACCACAAGGACGAGGTCGTGGGCGTGCTCCAGCTCATCAACCGCAAGCGCGACCCGGACGCCCGCATCACGGACGAGGGTTCGGCCGAACTGATCGTGCTCCCCTACGGCGAGCGGGAGCTGCAGCTCGTACGCTCGCTGGCCGGCCAGGCCGCCGTGTCCATCGAGAACTCGCAGCTCTACCAGCAGATCGAGCACATCTTCGAGAGCTTCGTCAAAGCCTCCGTGATCGCCATCGACCAGCGAGATCCGACCACGGCCGGACACAGTGTGCGCGTGGCCACCATGACCTGTGACATGGCCGAGGCCATCGCTGAGCACGGCCGCGGGCCCCACGCCGACGTGCGCTTCAGCCGCGAGCAGATGCGCGAGCTGCGCTACGCGGCGCTGCTCCACGATTTCGGCAAGGTGGGCGTGCGCGAGGAGGTGCTGGTCAAGGCCAAGAAGCTGCCGCCCCACCTCATCGAGCGGGTCGAGGCGCGCTTCGATCTGATCCGCAGGACGCTGGAAGCCGATTACTACAAGCAGCGGGTGGAGCTCGTCGGGCAAGATGGGCCCGCCCACTTCGCCGCCATGGAAGGCCCGCTCGAGGAGGAGTTCCAGCGCCAGATGGAAGAGCTCGAGCGCCTGCACGCCGCTGTGCGCGCGGCCAATGAGCCGACCATTCTCCCCGAAGCCAGTGCGGAAATCTTGGATGACATTGGCCGCCGCACCTTCCGCGGCGTGCGCGGCGACCTGCTCCCCTTCATTACCGAGCACGAGCTGCACTTCTTGAGAATCCCCAAGGGCAGCCTGGATGACCACGAGCGCCGGGAAATCGAGTCCCACGTCGAGCAGACTTACCGCTTCCTCTCCCAGATACCGTGGACCGACGACCTGCGCAGTGTCGCCGACATCGCCTACGGCCACCACGAGAAGCTGGATGGCCGCGGCTATCCGCGCGGCATCCGGGCCGACCAGATCCCGGTCCAGACCCGGATGATGACCATCGCCGATATCTTCGACGCCCTGACCGCCTCCGACCGCCCCTACAAGAAGGCCATCGGCGAGCAGAGGGCGCTCGACATCCTGGTCATGGAAGCGAAGAGCGGAATGCTCGACCAGCCCCTGGTCGAAATGCTGATCGAGAGCAAGTTGTACCGGAAAGTACTGGAGCGCGACTGGCGGGAACTGTAAGCTCTCTCACCCCGGGGCCCCTCTTCTGTCATCCCGGGCAAGTGCGGCGAACCGCCCTTTGCTTTCCTGCCTGCTACGCCCGTTCGCAATTACAGTGACCGCCGAGCGCGCCCAGCACACAGAGATCGTACCGTACCTGGCGACCGCCTGGCACTCCGCGCCTCCGCGGCCTCGGCGGTGGTTCTCGGCGCCCAGC
This window contains:
- a CDS encoding GAF domain-containing protein — translated: MIATGNPSIVDAVLYHGAGTQLQAMEAAIEGAHIPRRATISALAEIDEPPEVPAVLLLDQTLARAAPDLAAALAGLPAAVVVVALDGDVEALAAESDRVLLTLPAGQHTAEAARTLRVAFRHAAERLATDRADRELARARSELRELNRIGMALMTERDPERLLVHILEQARRLTQSDAGSLYLVELDEDGKPRLRFKLAQNDSLPGLPLVEFTLPLDRTSLAGYAAVTGEALVLEDAYRISTDAPYSFNRSFDERFGYRTQSMLVVPMKDHKDEVVGVLQLINRKRDPDARITDEGSAELIVLPYGERELQLVRSLAGQAAVSIENSQLYQQIEHIFESFVKASVIAIDQRDPTTAGHSVRVATMTCDMAEAIAEHGRGPHADVRFSREQMRELRYAALLHDFGKVGVREEVLVKAKKLPPHLIERVEARFDLIRRTLEADYYKQRVELVGQDGPAHFAAMEGPLEEEFQRQMEELERLHAAVRAANEPTILPEASAEILDDIGRRTFRGVRGDLLPFITEHELHFLRIPKGSLDDHERREIESHVEQTYRFLSQIPWTDDLRSVADIAYGHHEKLDGRGYPRGIRADQIPVQTRMMTIADIFDALTASDRPYKKAIGEQRALDILVMEAKSGMLDQPLVEMLIESKLYRKVLERDWREL